In the Phaseolus vulgaris cultivar G19833 chromosome 7, P. vulgaris v2.0, whole genome shotgun sequence genome, one interval contains:
- the LOC137827835 gene encoding FRIGIDA-like protein 4a, whose amino-acid sequence MGSIPDPGELSELTQPSFDEFQRQTSLMTSCTLLWKELSDHFSSLEEDLKHKSEALKGKMRTLDTATSDSLRLLDRRETSLDATLQIALRTLDTRRTAALSSFLDDHADDGGGEVDDATGLVLKLKSFCLRMDAFGFWTFLSAKKKELDGLRAEVPVALAECVDPAKFVLEAISEVFPVDKRGEKPGHDLGWACVLVLESLIPVVVDPVIGKSRLLVTPTVKEQATEIAETWKAILEERGGVENVKTPDVHTFLQHVVTFGIVKNEDLDLYRKLVIASAWRKQMPKLALSLGLTQQMPDMIEELISKGQQLDAVHFTYEVGLVDKFPPVPLLKSFLKDAKKVAASILEDPNNAGRAAYLAARKEQSALRAVIKCIEEYKLEADFPPENLKKRLEQLEKVKTVKTEKRKPVAVPANKRTRASNSNGGPMPPAKAGRLTNAYVSSFPAAPTFVRSPSHGQYPAALPPYPSPPHMYGSRSPPANPYAAYSPEPAPAIAGSYPAAPMNYPAYGGYGNVLAPTYQQAYYR is encoded by the exons ATGGGGTCCATCCCCGATCCTGGCGAGTTGAGCGAGTTGACTCAGCCGAGCTTCGACGAGTTCCAGCGCCAAACCTCTCTCATGACCAGCTGCACCCTCCTCTGGAAGGAGCTCTCCGACCACTTCTCCTCTCTTGAGGAGGACCTCAAGCACAAATCCGAAGCCCTAAAAGGTAAGATGCGGACGCTCGACACTGCAACCTCTGACTCCCTCCGCCTGCTCGACCGCCGCGAAACATCCCTCGACGCCACGCTCCAGATCGCCCTCCGCACGCTCGACACGCGCCGCACAGCTGCCCTATCCTCTTTCCTCGACGACCACGCGGACGACGGCGGCGGCGAGGTTGACGACGCCACCGGCCTCGTCCTCAAACTGAAGTCCTTCTGTCTCCGCATGGATGCCTTCGGCTTCTGGACCTTCCTCAGCGCCAAGAAGAAGGAGCTCGACGGATTACGCGCCGAGGTCCCCGTCGCCCTCGCAGAATGCGTCGATCCGGCCAAATTCGTCCTGGAGGCCATCTCCGAAGTCTTTCCGGTCGACAAGAGAGGGGAGAAGCCCGGCCACGACCTAGGCTGGGCTTGCGTCCTTGTCCTCGAGTCTCTGATTCCTGTCGTTGTCGACCCGGTCATCGGAAAATCGAGGCTGTTGGTCACCCCCACCGTGAAGGAGCAGGCCACGGAGATAGCGGAAACTTGGAAGGCCATCTTGGAGGAGCGTGGCGGCGTGGAAAACGTGAAGACACCTGACGTCCACACATTCTTGCAGCACGTGGTTACCTTCGGTATTGTCAAGAACGAGGACTTGGATTTGTACAGGAAGCTTGTTATTGCTTCCGCTTGGAGGAAACAGATGCCGAAGCTTGCGCTTTCGCTTGGTCTTACTCAGCAAATGCCTG ATATGATTGAAGAGTTGATCAGCAAAGGGCAGCAGCTTGATGCGGTTCATTTTACATATGAAGTGGGTCTTGTGGACAAGTTCCCTCCTGTTCCCTTGTTGAAGTCTTTTCTCAAGGATGCTAAGAAAGTTGCGGCTTCTATTTTGGAAGATCCTAATAATGCAGGCCGAGCAGCG TACCTAGCTGCAAGGAAAGAGCAGTCTGCACTCAGGGCTGTGATTAAATGCATTGAAGAATACAAACTTGAGGCTGATTTCCCTCCAGAAAATCTGAAGAAGCGACTTGAACAGTTGGAGAAGGTGAAGACAGTGAAGACCGAGAAAAGGAAACCGGTTGCTGTTCCTGCCAATAAGAGAACTCGAGCAAGCAACAGCAATGGAGGTCCAATGCCACCAGCCAAAGCTGGGCGTTTGACGAATGCGTATGTATCATCTTTCCCTGCTGCTCCTACATTTGTTAGGTCTCCTTCACACGGGCAATACCCAGCTGCTCTTCCACCATACCCTTCCCCACCCCACATGTATGGCAGCAGAAGTCCCCCAGCAAATCCTTATGCTGCTTATTCGCCCGAGCCTGCACCAGCTATTGCAGGGTCTTACCCAGCGGCTCCTATGAACTATCCTGCATATGGTGGCTATGGAAATGTCTTGGCACCCACTTATCAGCAGGCTTACTACCGATAG